A genomic stretch from Cyanobacteria bacterium GSL.Bin1 includes:
- a CDS encoding Uma2 family endonuclease — protein sequence MSATTLNLNPLIQLTKEQFYTLCATNPEAKLELNAKGELIIMSPTGGETSAWNAKLIAALVNWNDQTGLGETFDSSGGFSLPNGAQRSPDAAWIPLEKWDALTAEEKRGFLPLCPDFVMELLSPSDSLPQGMAKMEEYLENGSRLGWLIEPKNKQVAIYRAQQAVEILEAPNFLSGEDVLDGFNLNIGKIWG from the coding sequence ATGAGCGCTACCACTCTCAATCTCAACCCCCTCATTCAATTGACAAAAGAACAATTCTACACCCTCTGTGCAACCAACCCCGAAGCAAAGCTCGAACTGAATGCGAAAGGAGAGTTAATCATTATGTCTCCCACCGGTGGAGAAACCAGTGCTTGGAACGCTAAACTGATTGCTGCTTTAGTTAATTGGAATGACCAAACTGGGCTAGGAGAAACGTTTGATTCTTCCGGGGGATTTTCGTTACCCAATGGCGCGCAGCGATCGCCGGATGCGGCTTGGATTCCGTTAGAAAAATGGGATGCACTGACAGCAGAGGAAAAAAGAGGGTTTCTCCCCCTGTGTCCTGATTTTGTCATGGAACTACTGTCACCTTCAGATTCCTTGCCCCAAGGGATGGCAAAAATGGAAGAATATCTGGAAAATGGCTCGCGTTTAGGTTGGTTAATTGAGCCAAAAAACAAGCAGGTTGCGATTTATCGCGCCCAACAAGCAGTAGAAATCTTAGAAGCGCCTAATTTCCTGTCTGGGGAAGATGTATTGGACGGGTTTAATCTCAATATCGGCAAAATCTGGGGGTAA